One genomic window of Parasteatoda tepidariorum isolate YZ-2023 chromosome 9, CAS_Ptep_4.0, whole genome shotgun sequence includes the following:
- the LOC107437636 gene encoding ubiquinone biosynthesis protein COQ4 homolog, mitochondrial, with amino-acid sequence MMRFGFGRSAHLVQIAKFSTQSNKFSAEKEINQVLYERGQQLYDTHIPTSFIQKCLLVFGSSIMSISDVYRHDMIAVLGETTGVSAAKKIREKMLNDPEGKSILDERPRINSATLDYDYLRSLSPNTLGRTYLAFLENHHVTPDSRREVTFVDDDSISYVIQRYREVHDLNHAILGMPTNMLGEVAIKWVEAMQTGFPMCISAAVIGPVRFKPKQRQKYVKSYLPWAIECGHKAKFLMNIYYEKRWDQDLLDLKEELNIPEFNSESD; translated from the coding sequence aTGATGCGGTTTGGTTTTGGTCGATCTGCTCATTTAGTGCAGATTGCCAAATTTAGTACTCAATCAAACAAGTTTTctgctgaaaaagaaattaaccaAGTGCTTTATGAGAGAGGGCAGCAACTGTATGATACTCATATTCCAacatcttttattcaaaaatgtttgcttGTTTTCGGTTCTTCCATCATGTCCATATCTGATGTTTATCGCCATGATATGATTGCTGTGTTGGGGGAGACTACCGGCGTTTCAGCTGCGAAAAAAATACGGGAAAAAATGTTGAACGATCCTGAAGGGAAGTCAATATTAGATGAAAGGCCTAGAATAAATTCAGCGACTTTAGATTACGATTATTTACGCTCACTTTCTCCGAATACTTTAGGACGAACATATTTAGCTTTTCTAGAAAATCATCATGTTACTCCTGATTCTAGACGAGAAGTGACTTTTGTTGATGATGATAGTATATCTTATGTTATACAAAGATATAGAGAAGTACATGATTTGAATCATGCTATTCTTGGTATGCCTACGAACATGCTCGGTGAGGTAGCTATAAAATGGGTTGAGGCAATGCAAACTGGTTTTCCTATGTGTATTAGTGCTGCGGTTATTGGGCCTGTACGATTTAAACCGAAGCAGAGACAAAAATATGTGAAATCTTATCTACCTTGGGCTATAGAATGTGGACATAAAGcaaagtttttaatgaatatttactatgAAAAGAGATGGGATCAAGATTTGTTAGACTTAAAAGAAGAGCTAAATATACCTGAATTTAATTctgaaagtgattaa